A window of the Branchiibius hedensis genome harbors these coding sequences:
- a CDS encoding PTS transporter subunit EIIC: MSTADIPADSPPASKKKRFNLAPIQKFGRSLMLPIAALPVAGLMLRLGQPDLLGTDGLGWDKVAAIVGAAGSALFNNLPLLFAVGIAIGMAKKADGSTALAAVVGYLVFKSVGDAMSPYILGEPKEGATQELINFGVLGGIIAGLVSAYLWQKYHRIKLPPYLAFFGGRRFVPIITAFAMLIISVLMSFIYHPFNTGLTDLGNWVAENDVVGGFVYGTANRLLIPLGLHHILNNPPWFIFGSYTPHGTGVPVHGDIARFLSGDPTAGAFMTGFFPIMMFALPAAALAIYQEAKFKHKKAVGGVMLSVGLTAFLTGVTEPLEFAFMFVAWPLYVIHAVLTGTSLALVNALGIKDGFSFSAGLFDYVLNFNIATKPLLLIPIGLAYAVVYYFLFRFVIRKMNLKTPGREDDDEASMAEADTSA; encoded by the coding sequence ATGAGCACCGCTGACATACCGGCCGATTCGCCACCGGCCAGCAAGAAGAAGCGCTTCAACCTGGCACCCATCCAGAAGTTCGGCCGCAGCCTGATGCTGCCGATCGCCGCTCTGCCGGTGGCCGGCCTGATGCTCCGGTTGGGTCAGCCCGACCTGCTGGGCACGGACGGTCTGGGCTGGGACAAGGTGGCCGCGATCGTCGGCGCCGCCGGTAGCGCCCTGTTCAACAACCTGCCGCTGCTGTTCGCGGTCGGTATCGCCATCGGCATGGCCAAGAAGGCCGATGGTTCGACCGCGTTGGCCGCTGTCGTCGGCTACCTGGTTTTCAAGAGCGTCGGGGACGCCATGTCGCCGTACATCCTCGGTGAGCCCAAAGAGGGCGCGACCCAGGAATTGATCAACTTCGGCGTCCTGGGCGGCATCATCGCCGGTCTGGTCTCGGCGTACCTGTGGCAGAAGTACCACCGGATCAAACTGCCGCCTTACCTGGCGTTCTTCGGTGGCCGACGCTTCGTGCCGATCATCACCGCCTTCGCGATGTTGATCATTTCGGTCCTGATGTCCTTCATCTACCACCCGTTCAACACCGGCCTGACCGACCTGGGCAACTGGGTCGCGGAGAACGACGTCGTTGGTGGTTTCGTCTACGGCACCGCGAACCGACTGCTCATCCCGCTCGGTCTGCACCACATCCTGAACAACCCGCCGTGGTTCATCTTCGGCTCCTACACCCCGCACGGAACCGGCGTCCCGGTGCACGGCGACATCGCCCGGTTCCTGTCCGGTGACCCGACCGCTGGAGCGTTCATGACCGGCTTCTTCCCGATCATGATGTTCGCGCTGCCCGCCGCGGCCCTGGCGATCTACCAGGAGGCGAAGTTCAAGCACAAGAAGGCCGTCGGCGGTGTGATGCTCTCGGTGGGTCTGACGGCCTTCCTGACCGGTGTCACCGAACCGCTGGAGTTCGCCTTCATGTTCGTGGCGTGGCCGCTCTACGTGATCCACGCGGTCCTGACCGGCACCTCCCTGGCGCTGGTCAACGCCCTCGGCATCAAGGACGGATTCTCCTTCAGCGCAGGCCTATTCGACTATGTGCTGAACTTCAACATCGCCACGAAACCGTTGCTGTTGATACCCATCGGCCTGGCCTACGCGGTGGTGTATTACTTCCTGTTCCGGTTCGTCATCCGCAAGATGAACCTGAAGACGCCTGGCCGCGAGGACGACGACGAGGCCTCGATGGCCGAAGCGGACACCAGCGCGTGA
- a CDS encoding GntR family transcriptional regulator, whose protein sequence is MPTRHITDGPEPKYAQLREALTVMATRELRPDDALPSERELMRRYAVSRSTVRRAIESLTADGLLHRIHGKGTFVARPRLESDLHLASFSQDMARRGFAPSTAILTLEIDSPPMEVAKDLDLPRHGRAWRLERIRFADEVPIALEDGWYPAHLVPDLDQRDLTGSLYEVLANDYDLVIDHAEQTLWGEPADPPTARRLKTPSNAALLVFQRISSASGIPVEYVVSRYRGDRYSIHMSLDQPNPS, encoded by the coding sequence GTGCCAACTCGCCACATCACCGACGGCCCCGAACCGAAGTACGCGCAGCTACGGGAAGCACTCACCGTGATGGCCACCCGCGAACTCCGACCGGATGACGCCCTGCCTTCCGAGCGCGAGTTGATGCGCCGGTACGCCGTGTCCCGCTCCACCGTCCGGCGGGCCATCGAGAGCCTCACCGCCGACGGACTGCTGCACCGCATCCACGGCAAGGGCACGTTCGTCGCCCGGCCCCGGTTGGAGTCCGACCTGCATCTGGCGTCCTTCAGCCAGGACATGGCCCGACGGGGTTTCGCTCCGTCCACCGCCATCCTCACCCTCGAAATCGACTCGCCCCCAATGGAAGTCGCGAAGGATCTCGACCTACCCCGGCACGGGCGGGCCTGGCGACTCGAGCGCATCCGGTTCGCCGATGAGGTACCGATCGCCTTGGAGGACGGGTGGTATCCCGCGCACCTGGTGCCCGACCTCGACCAACGGGACCTGACCGGCTCGCTCTACGAAGTGCTGGCCAACGACTACGACCTGGTCATCGATCACGCCGAGCAGACGCTCTGGGGCGAGCCCGCCGACCCACCGACCGCGCGCCGCCTGAAGACTCCGTCCAACGCCGCGCTGTTGGTCTTCCAACGCATCAGCAGCGCATCCGGCATCCCGGTCGAGTACGTCGTCTCCCGCTACCGCGGCGACCGCTACTCCATCCACATGAGCCTTGATCAACCCAACCCATCCTGA
- a CDS encoding SIS domain-containing protein encodes MRDTLDALIPLRDRIAEAYAGREQVLFVARGSSDNAAIYGRYLLETHSGVLAGLVSPSVATHYGAKLDLAHALVVSVSQSGQTEEIVQTQQWAKECGAATIAVANVPDSPLLADADLGLLTQAGPELAVPATKTYVSQTVAMAVLGTALSGDPSAYDDELATVPGEIERLLAERSGVTEAVAALKDSAYAVVSGRGLLMGTALETALKLEETCLRPVRGYSYADLRHGPISVVTGGMSAVLVSAADGPMSTPMIELAQDLDQRGATTVGIGGTAQFADAVDVAVGGPRLTEALSPIASIVPAQLVVESLALSLGLDPDNPRGLAKVTTTDPD; translated from the coding sequence GTGCGGGACACGCTGGATGCGTTGATCCCGCTACGGGACAGAATCGCCGAGGCGTACGCCGGGCGCGAGCAGGTGCTCTTCGTGGCGCGCGGCAGCAGTGACAACGCCGCGATCTACGGGCGGTATCTGCTGGAGACACACTCCGGGGTGCTGGCCGGCCTTGTGTCGCCGAGTGTGGCCACGCACTACGGCGCGAAACTCGATCTGGCGCACGCGCTGGTCGTGAGTGTCTCCCAGTCAGGGCAGACCGAGGAGATCGTGCAGACCCAGCAATGGGCCAAGGAGTGCGGCGCCGCGACCATCGCGGTGGCGAACGTTCCGGATTCGCCGCTCCTCGCCGACGCCGACCTGGGACTGCTCACCCAGGCCGGACCCGAGTTGGCAGTCCCGGCGACCAAGACCTACGTCTCCCAGACGGTCGCGATGGCGGTCCTGGGGACGGCGCTGTCAGGTGACCCATCGGCGTACGACGATGAGTTGGCGACCGTGCCCGGTGAGATCGAGCGGTTACTCGCCGAGCGTTCGGGCGTGACCGAAGCCGTTGCGGCGCTGAAGGATTCGGCGTACGCCGTGGTGTCCGGGCGCGGCCTGTTGATGGGTACCGCGCTGGAGACAGCGCTGAAGTTGGAGGAGACCTGCTTGCGCCCGGTGCGCGGGTACTCCTACGCCGATCTGCGGCACGGCCCGATCTCGGTGGTGACCGGGGGCATGTCGGCCGTGCTGGTGTCCGCGGCCGATGGCCCGATGAGTACGCCGATGATCGAGTTGGCGCAGGACCTGGACCAGCGCGGCGCCACCACCGTCGGAATCGGCGGCACGGCGCAGTTCGCAGATGCGGTTGACGTGGCCGTCGGCGGCCCGCGACTGACCGAAGCGCTGTCGCCGATCGCCTCCATCGTTCCCGCGCAGTTGGTCGTGGAGTCCCTGGCGCTGTCGCTGGGGTTGGATCCGGACAATCCGCGAGGTCTGGCCAAAGTGACCACCACGGACCCAGACTGA
- a CDS encoding glucose PTS transporter subunit EIIB: MGKAEDILAGLGGAENIVEIEPCITRLRTEVEDGSLVNEAALKAAGAHGVVISGNVVQVVVGPEADTLADDIEDLM, from the coding sequence ATGGGAAAAGCAGAAGACATCCTGGCCGGCCTCGGTGGCGCCGAGAACATCGTCGAGATCGAGCCGTGCATCACCCGACTTCGCACTGAGGTCGAAGACGGCTCGCTGGTCAACGAGGCGGCGCTGAAGGCGGCCGGGGCGCACGGTGTCGTGATCTCGGGCAACGTCGTGCAGGTCGTCGTCGGGCCGGAGGCCGACACCCTGGCCGACGACATCGAGGACCTGATGTGA
- a CDS encoding PTS sugar transporter subunit IIA yields the protein MKLLAPCAGRVIPITQVDDPVFAGEMVGPGVAIEPTLEPATVVSPISGTIVKVHPHAFVVLNAQEKLGVLVHLGINTVKLEGKGFEVLAAQGDTVAAGDPMVRWNPADITGEGETAGMLRTVPVVLLDRPAGSVDAGPARDVTAGEALFESVGD from the coding sequence GTGAAGCTGCTGGCGCCATGTGCGGGTCGGGTCATCCCGATCACGCAGGTCGACGATCCAGTCTTCGCCGGCGAGATGGTGGGTCCGGGGGTGGCGATCGAGCCGACCCTGGAGCCCGCCACCGTCGTCTCGCCGATCTCCGGCACGATCGTCAAGGTCCACCCGCACGCGTTTGTCGTCCTCAACGCCCAGGAGAAGCTGGGCGTCCTGGTGCACCTGGGCATCAACACCGTGAAGTTGGAGGGTAAAGGCTTCGAGGTGCTGGCGGCCCAGGGCGACACGGTGGCGGCGGGCGACCCCATGGTCCGCTGGAATCCGGCCGACATCACCGGCGAGGGAGAGACAGCCGGAATGCTGCGCACTGTCCCGGTCGTCCTGCTCGATCGCCCGGCCGGCTCGGTGGACGCGGGCCCAGCCCGCGACGTGACCGCCGGGGAGGCGTTGTTCGAGTCAGTCGGCGACTGA
- a CDS encoding dTDP-4-dehydrorhamnose 3,5-epimerase family protein translates to MKIEPLPIEGALVVTPRQFPDDRGVFLEGFRGDLLTEHLGHRPDVVQTNISVSSRGTVRGVHFADVPPGQAKYVTAVSGSLIDYIVDIRVGSPTFGQWTAVHLDTIERRAVYVGEGLGHAFCALEDNTTAVYLCTAAYNPGREHGIHPLDPQLAITFPEGIEPLLSPKDAAAPTLREAQSSGLLPTYEQYLAFVESVAD, encoded by the coding sequence GTGAAGATCGAGCCCTTGCCGATCGAGGGCGCGCTGGTGGTGACCCCCCGGCAGTTCCCCGACGACCGGGGCGTCTTCCTGGAAGGGTTCCGCGGCGATCTGCTCACCGAGCACCTGGGGCACCGCCCGGACGTCGTGCAGACCAACATCTCGGTGTCCAGCCGCGGAACCGTCCGCGGGGTGCACTTCGCCGACGTACCGCCCGGGCAGGCCAAGTACGTCACCGCGGTCTCCGGGTCCCTGATCGACTACATCGTCGATATCCGGGTCGGCTCACCGACCTTCGGGCAATGGACTGCCGTTCACCTGGACACCATCGAGCGCCGGGCGGTGTACGTCGGTGAGGGCCTCGGGCACGCCTTCTGCGCCCTCGAGGACAACACGACCGCCGTGTATCTGTGCACCGCGGCCTACAACCCCGGACGCGAGCACGGGATCCATCCGCTGGATCCCCAACTCGCGATCACCTTCCCCGAGGGCATCGAGCCGCTGCTGTCGCCCAAAGATGCAGCCGCCCCGACGCTGCGCGAAGCCCAGTCATCGGGGTTGCTGCCTACGTACGAGCAATATCTGGCGTTCGTGGAATCAGTCGCCGACTGA
- the rfbA gene encoding glucose-1-phosphate thymidylyltransferase RfbA yields MKGIILAGGSGTRLHPITRGISKQLMPIYDKPMIYYPLSTLLTAGIREVLIITTPHDADQFQRLLGDGAEWGIDLKYAVQASPDGLGQAFLIGADFIGSDSVALVLGDNIFYGPGLGTALAANRTVTGGNIFAYRVADPTAYGVVEFDPEGKVLSIEEKPAEPRSRYAVPGLYFYDNDVVSIAQHLRPSERGELEITGINDAYLQRGDLTVTVLPRGTAWFDTGTFQGMMAAAQFVQAIEERQGDKIGCVEEVCWRNGWLSDEQLADLARPLVKSGYGQYLLQLLEEEHEVVSS; encoded by the coding sequence ATGAAGGGGATCATCCTGGCTGGTGGTTCGGGCACCCGGTTGCACCCGATCACCCGTGGAATCAGCAAGCAACTCATGCCGATCTACGACAAACCGATGATCTACTACCCGCTGTCGACGCTGCTCACCGCGGGGATCCGCGAGGTACTGATCATCACGACGCCGCACGACGCCGACCAGTTCCAGCGGTTGCTCGGTGACGGCGCCGAGTGGGGCATCGATCTGAAGTACGCAGTGCAGGCCTCGCCCGACGGCCTCGGGCAAGCCTTCCTGATCGGCGCCGACTTCATCGGCTCCGACAGCGTGGCGTTGGTGCTCGGCGACAACATCTTCTACGGGCCCGGCCTGGGCACCGCGCTGGCAGCCAACCGCACGGTGACGGGGGGCAACATCTTCGCCTACCGCGTCGCCGACCCGACGGCGTACGGCGTGGTCGAGTTCGACCCGGAAGGCAAGGTGCTCTCGATCGAGGAGAAACCGGCCGAACCACGCAGCCGGTACGCCGTGCCCGGGCTCTACTTCTACGACAACGACGTGGTCTCCATCGCCCAACACCTACGACCGTCCGAACGCGGCGAACTGGAGATCACCGGCATCAACGACGCCTACCTGCAACGCGGCGATCTGACGGTCACCGTGCTGCCGCGCGGCACCGCCTGGTTCGACACCGGCACGTTCCAGGGCATGATGGCGGCCGCCCAGTTCGTCCAGGCGATCGAGGAACGCCAGGGCGACAAGATCGGCTGCGTCGAAGAGGTCTGCTGGCGCAACGGCTGGCTGTCGGACGAGCAGCTGGCTGACCTGGCCCGGCCCCTGGTCAAAAGCGGATACGGACAGTACTTACTGCAGTTGTTGGAGGAGGAGCACGAGGTGGTGTCGTCGTGA
- a CDS encoding glycosyltransferase family 2 protein, which yields MSAESPLTLTVAVLTFRRPEQLAELLPLLFEQTERLRAAYPGRFDAGVLVVDNDPASSGAPATESHIDCTDLRYVVEPRPGISAARNRALSESANSDLLVFIDDDERPSTDWLPLMVGTWLDSGAAAVAGAVQSTFDPPLDPWIEAGGFFTRRRLPTGTIVEVAATNNLLLDLRRVRELGLTFDEEFGLTGGEDTLFTQALTASGATIVWCNEALVTDVVPTDRATRKWVLLRWVSMGNSQGRVLIHLAPSRPERTRARVKMGAGGVARIIGGAAAATAGIGTRSMQRRASGLRTAARGAGMTSAAAGYVYQEYRR from the coding sequence ATGTCTGCAGAATCCCCCTTGACCCTCACCGTCGCCGTGCTCACGTTCCGACGCCCGGAGCAGTTGGCCGAGCTACTTCCCTTGCTGTTCGAGCAGACCGAGCGGCTGCGGGCTGCATATCCTGGGCGATTCGATGCGGGGGTGCTGGTCGTCGACAACGACCCCGCTTCCTCGGGCGCACCCGCCACTGAGAGCCACATCGATTGCACCGACCTGCGGTATGTGGTGGAGCCCCGCCCGGGCATCTCGGCTGCGCGCAACCGGGCACTGAGCGAGAGCGCGAATTCCGACCTCCTGGTCTTCATCGACGACGACGAGCGACCCAGCACCGACTGGCTGCCCCTCATGGTGGGTACCTGGCTCGACAGCGGGGCGGCCGCGGTCGCAGGGGCCGTGCAGTCGACCTTCGACCCGCCACTGGATCCGTGGATCGAGGCCGGCGGCTTCTTCACCCGGCGCCGGCTGCCCACCGGCACCATCGTTGAGGTTGCCGCGACCAACAACCTGCTGCTCGACCTGCGGCGGGTGCGCGAACTGGGGCTGACCTTCGATGAGGAGTTTGGGCTCACTGGCGGCGAGGACACGCTCTTCACCCAAGCCCTGACGGCGTCGGGAGCCACGATCGTTTGGTGCAACGAGGCTCTGGTCACCGACGTCGTGCCGACCGATCGAGCCACACGCAAGTGGGTGCTGCTGCGGTGGGTCAGCATGGGCAATTCGCAGGGACGAGTCCTGATCCACCTTGCGCCGAGCCGCCCAGAACGCACGCGCGCTCGCGTCAAGATGGGTGCCGGCGGCGTCGCGCGGATTATCGGCGGGGCTGCCGCCGCGACCGCCGGGATAGGAACGCGGAGTATGCAGCGCCGCGCAAGCGGTCTACGCACGGCCGCGCGTGGAGCAGGAATGACCAGTGCGGCCGCGGGATACGTATACCAGGAATACCGGAGATGA
- the rfbB gene encoding dTDP-glucose 4,6-dehydratase translates to MRVLVTGGAGFIGSNFVHLTRQLLPEVQITVLDALTYAGTLRSLAGVQDDIRFVQGDIADRDLVNDLVAQHDVVVHFAAESHNDNSLREPWPFVATNVVGTYNLLEAVRAHDVRYHHISTDEVYGDLELDDPSRFTEETAYNPSSPYSSTKGASDLLVRAWVRSFGVRATISNCSNNYGPRQHVEKFIPRQITNVLDGQRPKLYGDGLNVRDWIHVDDHNRAVWTIIERGQIGQTYLIGADGEKSNLEVVRLILAGMGKEPDDFEHVVDRPGHDRRYAIDSTRLRTELGWQPQYSDFESGLAATIDWYRSNEAWWRPEKDVTERRYATAGANQ, encoded by the coding sequence ATGCGCGTGCTCGTCACCGGCGGCGCAGGGTTCATCGGCAGCAACTTCGTCCACCTGACCCGGCAGCTCCTGCCAGAAGTGCAGATCACCGTCCTGGACGCACTCACCTACGCCGGCACGCTGCGGTCCCTGGCGGGAGTCCAGGATGACATTCGGTTCGTGCAGGGCGACATCGCCGACCGCGACCTGGTCAACGACCTGGTGGCTCAGCATGACGTGGTCGTGCACTTCGCCGCGGAGTCGCACAACGACAACTCCCTGCGGGAGCCTTGGCCGTTTGTCGCCACCAACGTCGTCGGCACCTACAACCTGCTGGAAGCCGTCCGCGCGCACGACGTGCGCTACCACCACATCTCCACTGACGAGGTGTACGGCGACCTGGAGTTGGACGACCCCTCCCGGTTCACCGAGGAGACGGCGTACAACCCCTCCAGCCCCTACTCCTCGACCAAGGGCGCCAGCGACCTGTTGGTTCGCGCGTGGGTGCGCTCGTTCGGGGTGCGCGCCACGATCTCCAACTGCTCGAACAACTACGGTCCGCGGCAGCACGTTGAGAAGTTCATTCCGCGCCAGATCACCAACGTTCTCGACGGGCAACGCCCCAAGCTCTACGGCGACGGACTGAACGTGCGGGACTGGATCCACGTCGATGATCACAACCGCGCGGTGTGGACCATCATCGAGCGCGGCCAGATCGGCCAGACCTATCTGATCGGCGCCGACGGGGAGAAGAGCAACCTCGAGGTCGTGCGGCTGATCCTGGCCGGCATGGGCAAGGAGCCCGACGACTTCGAGCACGTGGTCGACCGGCCCGGCCACGACCGGCGGTACGCCATTGACTCGACCCGGCTACGCACCGAGTTGGGTTGGCAGCCGCAGTACTCCGACTTCGAATCCGGCCTGGCCGCCACGATCGACTGGTACCGGTCCAACGAGGCCTGGTGGCGCCCGGAGAAAGACGTGACCGAGCGTCGGTACGCCACAGCGGGTGCCAACCAGTGA
- the rfbD gene encoding dTDP-4-dehydrorhamnose reductase, with the protein MTRWLVVGASGMLGTDLVTTLRATAHDVTGWSHTDLDITDPAQVTDQVVGFDVVVNAAAWTAVDAAETHEAEAFTVNAVGAANLATACETAGSTLVQVSTDYVLDGSARTPAPVDAPIAPRTAYGRTKAAGEWAVRATCARHYVVRTAYLYGEHGPNLVKTMARLAEERDTVQVVNDQWIQPTWTIDLAEAIVRLVDADAPYGVWHGTSSGATTVWEFARAIFHGLGHDADRVLPTTLAAYPSATPRPAYSVLSHDRWTDAGVTALPEWDNALSRFLGQADLAGAR; encoded by the coding sequence GTGACGCGATGGCTGGTCGTCGGTGCCAGCGGAATGCTCGGCACCGACCTCGTGACGACCCTGCGGGCGACCGCGCATGACGTCACCGGGTGGTCGCACACCGATCTGGACATCACCGATCCCGCCCAGGTGACAGATCAGGTGGTCGGCTTCGATGTCGTCGTCAACGCGGCTGCTTGGACAGCGGTCGATGCGGCGGAAACCCATGAGGCAGAGGCGTTTACGGTCAACGCGGTCGGAGCTGCGAACCTCGCCACAGCGTGCGAAACCGCTGGGAGCACTTTGGTGCAGGTCTCGACCGACTACGTCCTGGACGGGTCTGCCCGCACGCCCGCACCGGTCGATGCGCCGATCGCTCCACGCACGGCGTACGGACGGACCAAGGCAGCGGGGGAGTGGGCCGTGCGCGCCACCTGCGCGCGGCACTACGTCGTGCGCACCGCCTATCTCTACGGCGAGCACGGACCGAATTTGGTCAAGACGATGGCACGGCTGGCCGAGGAGCGCGACACTGTACAGGTTGTGAATGATCAGTGGATACAACCGACGTGGACAATTGACCTGGCTGAGGCGATTGTCCGGTTAGTGGACGCCGATGCGCCCTACGGCGTGTGGCACGGCACGTCCAGCGGCGCAACGACCGTGTGGGAATTCGCCCGTGCGATCTTCCACGGGCTGGGACACGACGCGGACCGGGTCCTGCCCACGACGCTGGCCGCATATCCGAGCGCAACGCCCCGCCCGGCGTACAGCGTGCTGTCGCATGACCGGTGGACCGACGCCGGTGTCACTGCGCTACCCGAGTGGGACAACGCACTATCGCGCTTCCTGGGTCAGGCCGACCTGGCGGGGGCGCGATGA
- a CDS encoding glycosyltransferase, whose product MTDATRRPRVAIIGTRGYPSYYGGFETLVRHLAPYLWEHGWDVEVYSRPGQTVPAEADPRIRVRFTPGVETTSLSTLSYGLTSTTAAAARKPDVALVMNVANGFFLPALKARGIPVVMNVDGLEWEREKWGPKAKQVFLAGARASARWADQLISDSTNIAAYWKRVFARESTFIPYGGECDETMLDSAPVAALDGLEPGNYVMVAARLVPENSIDLFLQAARDLPSSAHVVIVGGGDETNPLWNAAVALRAERPNVHLLGQVKNDNFLNWLWANAGVYFHGHSVGGTNPSLVQAMSCGAVIVARDSVFNREVLGPDGHFVPPEAGAIAREISAVLAEPETRAQMSKQASARAEDFYSWGPVLAQYEQLLRAELTTDSQKESLTEFA is encoded by the coding sequence ATGACCGACGCCACGCGCCGCCCCCGAGTCGCCATCATCGGCACTCGCGGCTACCCCAGCTACTACGGCGGGTTCGAGACGCTGGTCCGCCACCTCGCGCCGTACCTGTGGGAGCACGGGTGGGACGTGGAGGTCTACTCCCGCCCCGGCCAGACCGTCCCCGCGGAGGCCGATCCGCGCATCCGCGTTCGGTTCACCCCCGGCGTGGAGACCACCTCGCTCAGCACGCTGTCCTACGGTCTGACCTCCACGACTGCCGCGGCGGCACGCAAGCCGGATGTCGCACTCGTCATGAACGTCGCGAACGGCTTCTTCCTGCCCGCGCTCAAAGCACGCGGCATCCCCGTTGTCATGAACGTCGACGGTCTGGAATGGGAGCGCGAGAAGTGGGGGCCCAAGGCAAAGCAAGTGTTCCTGGCCGGCGCCCGCGCTTCCGCGCGCTGGGCCGATCAGTTGATCTCGGACTCCACGAACATCGCGGCGTACTGGAAGCGGGTCTTCGCGCGGGAGTCGACCTTCATCCCGTACGGGGGCGAATGCGACGAGACGATGCTGGACAGCGCCCCGGTGGCCGCGCTGGACGGGCTGGAACCGGGCAACTACGTGATGGTCGCAGCCCGGTTGGTCCCGGAGAACTCCATTGACCTCTTCCTGCAGGCAGCCCGGGACCTGCCGTCCAGTGCGCACGTGGTCATCGTCGGTGGCGGTGACGAGACCAATCCGCTGTGGAACGCTGCGGTCGCCCTGCGTGCCGAGCGTCCCAACGTGCACTTGCTCGGCCAGGTCAAGAACGACAACTTCCTCAACTGGCTGTGGGCGAACGCCGGCGTCTACTTCCACGGGCACTCGGTGGGTGGCACCAATCCTTCCCTGGTCCAGGCCATGTCGTGTGGCGCGGTGATCGTTGCGCGTGACTCGGTGTTCAACCGCGAGGTGCTCGGACCCGACGGACACTTCGTTCCCCCGGAGGCAGGAGCGATCGCCCGCGAGATCTCCGCGGTCCTCGCCGAGCCCGAGACACGGGCGCAGATGTCCAAACAGGCCAGTGCGAGGGCCGAAGACTTCTACAGCTGGGGGCCGGTTCTGGCCCAGTACGAGCAGCTGCTGCGGGCAGAACTCACGACGGACTCGCAGAAGGAGTCGCTGACGGAGTTCGCGTAA
- a CDS encoding sugar transferase — MSTATVAGVFATEKVKAPVAWRSVVRARLVTLDAVLVTIAVACAFVLRFGQTDKHAPSSSDYLWVSVALVVCWMVSLWGAQTYRAEYLALGSEEFRRVIRATFSVFGLFAIVSMVFKLDISRSFLAVALPLGLCLLLVGRAVARMRLNRQRGRGRFVDPVLVIGAPQEVRYVAQRVGSHPAAGYRVAGVATGAERADDFELSNGEVVPDIGAMEGALASAKALGASGIIVAGQSRVDRGSLRQLSWSMEGSGLSLALASRMTDVAGPRIHWRPIEGLPLMSVEMPRYSGVRFAAKRAFDLVASVTGLLILSPLLLAIAVVIKFDSPGPVFFRQTRVGVNGSKFQMIKFRSMCVDAEDRLAELQDLNEGHGALFKLRDDPRVTRVGAFLRKYSLDELPQLFNVVIGDMSLVGPRPPLPSEVESYEAHVKRRLNVKPGITGPWQVGGRSNLTWEETVRKDLYYVENWSLAGDILILIKTVRAVLMRDGAY, encoded by the coding sequence GTGTCGACCGCCACGGTTGCCGGCGTATTCGCAACCGAGAAGGTAAAGGCCCCGGTTGCCTGGCGATCGGTTGTCCGTGCCCGCCTCGTCACCTTGGATGCCGTACTCGTCACGATCGCGGTGGCCTGTGCCTTCGTGCTGCGCTTCGGGCAGACCGACAAGCACGCGCCGAGTTCCTCGGACTACCTGTGGGTCTCCGTCGCGCTGGTCGTGTGCTGGATGGTCAGCCTGTGGGGGGCCCAGACCTATCGCGCCGAATATCTGGCGTTGGGCTCGGAGGAGTTCCGCCGGGTCATCCGAGCGACCTTCTCAGTGTTCGGTCTGTTTGCCATCGTCTCCATGGTCTTCAAGCTGGACATCTCGCGTAGCTTCCTCGCCGTCGCGCTGCCGCTGGGCCTGTGCCTGCTTCTGGTCGGTCGAGCGGTTGCCCGGATGCGGTTGAACCGGCAGCGGGGCCGTGGCCGGTTCGTCGACCCGGTCTTGGTCATCGGCGCCCCACAAGAGGTGCGGTACGTCGCGCAGCGGGTTGGCAGCCACCCCGCCGCCGGGTACCGGGTCGCCGGAGTGGCGACCGGCGCCGAGCGCGCCGACGACTTTGAGCTCAGCAACGGCGAGGTGGTGCCCGACATCGGTGCGATGGAGGGGGCGCTGGCCTCGGCGAAGGCGCTGGGCGCCAGCGGGATCATCGTTGCTGGTCAGTCGCGGGTCGACCGGGGTTCCCTGCGGCAATTGTCGTGGAGCATGGAGGGCAGCGGGCTGAGTCTCGCACTGGCGAGCCGGATGACCGACGTCGCCGGCCCGCGGATCCACTGGCGGCCGATCGAGGGTCTGCCCCTGATGAGTGTGGAGATGCCCCGCTACAGCGGTGTGCGCTTCGCGGCGAAACGGGCCTTCGATCTGGTCGCATCGGTCACCGGACTGCTCATCCTGTCCCCGCTGCTGCTCGCGATCGCCGTCGTCATCAAGTTCGACAGCCCCGGCCCGGTGTTCTTCCGGCAGACCCGAGTCGGGGTCAACGGGTCGAAGTTCCAGATGATCAAATTCCGCTCGATGTGTGTCGACGCCGAGGATCGTCTCGCCGAACTGCAGGATCTCAACGAGGGCCACGGCGCGCTGTTCAAGTTGCGCGACGACCCCCGCGTGACCCGGGTCGGCGCGTTCTTGCGCAAGTACTCGCTGGACGAGCTGCCGCAATTGTTCAACGTGGTGATCGGGGACATGTCGCTGGTGGGCCCGCGGCCGCCGCTGCCATCGGAGGTCGAGTCCTACGAGGCGCACGTCAAGCGGCGGCTGAACGTCAAGCCGGGTATCACCGGGCCGTGGCAGGTCGGCGGGCGCTCCAACCTGACCTGGGAGGAAACGGTCCGCAAGGATCTGTACTACGTCGAGAACTGGTCGTTGGCCGGCGACATTCTGATCCTGATCAAGACGGTGCGAGCTGTCCTGATGCGGGACGGCGCGTACTAA